One genomic region from Spiroplasma endosymbiont of Polydrusus cervinus encodes:
- the cmk gene encoding (d)CMP kinase has product MKINIAIDGPAGSGKSSAGYELAKKLNYQFIDTGLTYRAFTYFCVKGDVDFTNHHQLQAQLAHFKYQVINNQVYVNNVDVTDKLQTNIVLDNINKITGIDFIRTTMVCLQRKLVIKKGNVVVGRDITTVIVPDAEVKIYLTASIVARAERRWNQNKENHITPNSLVKITAKLTERDYVDTTRTVGPLTIAPGAIVIDSSGLTFAETVAKIYQVVSTYQKAGK; this is encoded by the coding sequence ATGAAAATAAATATTGCGATTGATGGGCCAGCTGGTAGTGGTAAATCCTCTGCTGGTTATGAATTGGCTAAAAAATTAAATTATCAGTTTATTGATACTGGTTTAACTTATCGTGCCTTTACTTATTTTTGTGTCAAAGGGGACGTTGATTTTACAAACCATCATCAATTGCAAGCACAATTAGCACACTTTAAATATCAAGTTATTAATAATCAAGTTTATGTTAATAATGTTGATGTTACTGACAAGTTACAAACCAATATCGTTCTTGATAATATCAACAAAATTACGGGGATTGATTTTATTCGCACAACAATGGTTTGTTTGCAACGAAAATTAGTTATTAAGAAAGGGAATGTTGTTGTTGGCCGTGATATTACAACGGTTATAGTACCTGATGCTGAAGTAAAAATTTATTTAACAGCTAGTATTGTCGCGCGTGCGGAACGACGATGAAATCAAAATAAGGAAAATCATATTACTCCTAATAGTTTAGTAAAAATTACAGCAAAATTAACTGAACGGGATTATGTTGATACAACCCGAACAGTAGGGCCATTAACAATTGCCCCGGGCGCAATTGTTATTGATAGTAGTGGATTAACATTTGCTGAAACAGTAGCAAAAATTTATCAAGTAGTAAGTACTTATCAGAAAGCAGGGAAATAA
- a CDS encoding NAD(P)H-dependent glycerol-3-phosphate dehydrogenase — protein MMKKEQKNITIIGTGAYGTVLANVLTDNDHNVIMYGIENKEVNDINDDHLNRHFFADLKINKEIKATTNFGEAVEDAEYIILGIPVVAIKPIIDKINQTVKKPVVIINVAKGLDPETHEILSKSIVKLISPSILKAYAGIYGPSIAKEVLQRKPTCIMAVSNDLGIAQEVQGLFNNEYFVTFADTDVIGAEYAVALKNAVAIASGIFNGLYESDNAKASLITMGLNEIKLFANAKGARIETFLNFAGLADLILTVTSKKSRNYTLGFEIGQADDAEKVLASYPKTVEGVLTCKTIVLDAQANNITLPLFETLYDILYNCKRPSIIINNVFTKAILS, from the coding sequence ATGATGAAAAAAGAACAAAAGAATATCACTATTATTGGAACCGGTGCATACGGAACTGTCTTAGCAAATGTTTTAACAGATAACGACCATAATGTTATTATGTATGGTATTGAAAACAAAGAAGTTAATGATATTAATGATGATCATTTAAATCGTCATTTTTTTGCGGATTTAAAAATTAATAAAGAAATTAAAGCAACAACAAATTTTGGTGAAGCAGTGGAAGATGCCGAATATATTATTTTAGGAATTCCTGTTGTGGCAATTAAACCAATTATTGATAAAATTAATCAAACAGTGAAAAAACCCGTTGTTATCATTAATGTTGCAAAGGGCTTAGACCCTGAAACACATGAAATTTTATCAAAATCAATTGTTAAATTAATTAGTCCAAGCATTTTAAAAGCATATGCTGGTATTTATGGACCAAGTATTGCTAAGGAAGTATTACAACGAAAACCGACTTGCATTATGGCAGTTTCCAATGATCTTGGTATTGCCCAAGAAGTTCAAGGATTGTTTAATAATGAATATTTTGTTACTTTTGCTGACACTGATGTGATTGGCGCTGAATATGCTGTTGCCTTGAAAAATGCTGTTGCTATTGCTTCAGGAATCTTTAATGGTCTTTATGAATCAGATAATGCTAAAGCATCATTAATTACGATGGGATTAAATGAGATTAAACTTTTTGCAAATGCAAAAGGAGCCCGGATTGAAACTTTTTTAAACTTTGCCGGCTTAGCGGATTTAATTTTAACGGTTACTTCTAAAAAATCACGAAATTATACTCTTGGTTTTGAAATTGGCCAAGCTGATGATGCGGAAAAAGTTTTAGCGAGTTATCCAAAAACAGTCGAAGGAGTTTTAACTTGTAAAACAATTGTGTTAGACGCGCAAGCTAATAATATTACTTTACCGTTGTTTGAAACTTTATATGATATTTTATATAATTGTAAACGCCCAAGCATTATCATTAACAATGTTTTTACAAAGGCAATATTATCTTAA
- a CDS encoding DDE-type integrase/transposase/recombinase, translating to MKENNIQAEYVKRMRRKILIKQNRNKNIIKYPDLVNRNFNDIKERFSILFTDVTYLIWNGKKHYQSTILDGYTKKIIDVKLSKFNNNKLVIDNLNDAINKIKKIKKYLNKIIIHSDHGYQYTSKDYNSKCLDNKIIISMGKNYHYADNIIIESFHSLLKKGTIHNKNYKSHNEYINDVKKWNKLYSNQKEKYIINESL from the coding sequence ATGAAAGAAAATAATATTCAAGCTGAATATGTAAAGCGTATGCGTAGAAAAATATTAATAAAACAAAATAGAAATAAAAATATAATTAAATATCCTGATTTAGTAAATCGTAATTTTAATGATATTAAAGAAAGATTTTCAATTTTATTTACTGATGTAACTTATTTAATTTGAAATGGTAAAAAACATTATCAATCAACAATACTTGATGGATATACTAAAAAAATTATTGATGTAAAATTATCAAAATTTAATAATAACAAACTTGTAATTGATAATTTAAATGATGCAATTAATAAAATTAAAAAAATAAAAAAATATTTAAATAAAATAATAATTCATTCAGATCACGGATATCAATATACATCTAAAGATTACAATAGTAAATGTTTAGATAACAAAATTATAATTTCAATGGGTAAAAATTATCATTATGCAGACAACATTATTATTGAAAGTTTTCATTCATTACTTAAAAAAGGAACAATCCATAATAAAAATTATAAATCTCATAATGAATATATTAATGATGTTAAAAAATGAAATAAATTATATTCAAACCAAAAAGAAAAATATATAATAAATGAAAGTTTGTAA
- a CDS encoding transposase family protein, whose protein sequence is MARKGQKFNKYTAYFRKMIVQEVKNNSISFIAKKYQINKKTVASWYENFKKGILNTNKGPKESFEKRDLNYYKVRYELLKKLHDFYN, encoded by the coding sequence ATGGCAAGAAAAGGACAAAAATTTAATAAATATACAGCATATTTTCGAAAAATGATAGTACAAGAGGTTAAAAATAATAGTATAAGTTTTATTGCAAAAAAATATCAAATTAATAAAAAAACTGTTGCTTCATGGTATGAAAATTTTAAGAAAGGAATTTTAAACACCAATAAAGGTCCAAAAGAATCATTTGAAAAAAGAGATTTAAACTATTACAAAGTTAGGTATGAATTACTAAAAAAGCTTCATGACTTTTACAATTAA
- the gpmI gene encoding 2,3-bisphosphoglycerate-independent phosphoglycerate mutase — MKEKQPILLVILDGWGIAPDAEGNAITQGHMVNVEMLKAKYPLVSAHASGEWVGLPEGQMGNSEVGHIHLGAGRIKYESLTLINKAIKDGTFKQNPEILAAINFAKKNNGAFHIMGLFSDGGVHSYVNHIFAAYQLAVQEGLKEIYLHVFGDGRDTKPECIKIYLEQFQQLQEQLKVGVIATIAGRYYAMDRDKKYDRVQVAYDVLVARKGAEFSDPIEYIDREYAAGRNDEFLMPAYNVNAPKGYIKAGDGVFFANFRPDRAIAIASALTNPAFPGNEAETYFTLKLKDIYFVSMMEYAETVASKHVAFKPIEVVNGLGEWLSKKGYRQLRIAETEKIAHVTFFFDGGKDYFKNGLATQAEITLPGASADLIPSPKVSTYDLKPEMSVYEITDKLITKLQSNEFDVIILNFANCDMVGHTGMLPAVIKAVKAIDNCLGKIYEVIQKVNGIMIITADHGNAEVMIDETGGPNKKHTSQLVPIIITKAGIKLREDNPAIADVAPTILDLLGEEIPAEMTQPSLIVK; from the coding sequence ATGAAAGAAAAACAACCGATTTTATTGGTAATTCTTGATGGGTGAGGAATTGCCCCTGATGCGGAAGGGAACGCTATTACGCAAGGACATATGGTGAATGTTGAAATGTTAAAGGCAAAATATCCATTAGTATCAGCGCATGCCTCGGGAGAATGAGTGGGCTTGCCAGAAGGACAAATGGGAAATTCTGAAGTTGGCCATATTCATTTGGGAGCCGGGCGGATTAAATATGAATCATTAACTTTAATTAATAAAGCAATTAAAGATGGAACATTTAAGCAAAACCCAGAAATTTTAGCAGCAATTAATTTTGCGAAAAAAAATAATGGGGCTTTTCATATTATGGGATTATTTTCGGATGGTGGTGTTCATTCATACGTTAACCATATTTTTGCTGCGTATCAATTAGCGGTGCAAGAAGGCTTAAAAGAAATATATTTACATGTTTTCGGTGATGGTCGTGATACTAAACCAGAATGTATTAAAATTTATCTTGAACAATTTCAACAATTACAGGAACAATTAAAAGTTGGGGTTATTGCCACAATTGCGGGACGTTATTATGCGATGGATCGTGATAAAAAATATGACCGTGTACAAGTGGCTTATGATGTTTTAGTTGCCAGAAAAGGGGCAGAATTTAGTGATCCAATCGAATATATTGATCGCGAATATGCTGCTGGACGTAATGATGAATTTTTAATGCCAGCGTATAATGTTAATGCGCCAAAAGGATATATTAAAGCGGGTGATGGGGTCTTTTTTGCTAATTTTCGCCCTGATCGTGCGATTGCCATTGCTTCAGCATTAACAAATCCTGCTTTTCCAGGCAATGAAGCAGAAACTTATTTTACGCTAAAATTAAAAGATATTTATTTTGTTTCAATGATGGAATATGCCGAAACAGTTGCTTCAAAACATGTTGCTTTTAAACCAATTGAAGTTGTTAATGGGTTAGGCGAATGATTAAGCAAAAAAGGTTATCGTCAATTACGAATTGCTGAAACAGAAAAAATTGCGCATGTTACATTTTTCTTTGATGGGGGAAAAGATTATTTTAAAAATGGTTTAGCGACTCAAGCAGAAATTACTTTACCTGGGGCCTCAGCAGATTTAATCCCATCACCAAAAGTATCCACATATGATTTAAAACCAGAAATGTCAGTATATGAAATTACTGATAAATTAATTACCAAACTTCAAAGCAATGAATTTGATGTTATTATTTTAAATTTTGCTAATTGTGATATGGTTGGGCATACTGGAATGCTACCCGCCGTAATTAAAGCGGTTAAAGCAATTGATAATTGTCTTGGTAAAATTTATGAAGTAATCCAAAAAGTTAATGGAATTATGATTATTACCGCTGATCATGGTAATGCTGAAGTTATGATTGACGAAACTGGTGGCCCAAATAAGAAACATACTTCCCAGTTAGTGCCAATTATTATTACAAAAGCAGGAATCAAATTACGTGAAGATAACCCAGCTATTGCTGATGTTGCCCCAACAATTTTAGATTTATTAGGGGAAGAAATTCCTGCAGAAATGACACAACCTTCATTAATTGTAAAATAA
- a CDS encoding DDE-type integrase/transposase/recombinase — protein MKENNIQAEYVKRMRRKILIKQNRNKNIIKYPDLVNRNFNDIKERFSILFTDVTYLIWNGKKHYQSTILDGYTKEIIDVKWSKFNNNKLVIDNLNDAINKIKKIKKDLNKIIIHSDYGYQYTSKDYNSKCLDNKIIISMGKNYHCADNIIIESFHSLLKKGTIHNKNYKSHNEYINDVKKWNKWYSNQKEKYIINESL, from the coding sequence ATGAAAGAAAATAATATTCAAGCTGAATATGTAAAGCGTATGCGTAGAAAAATATTAATAAAACAAAATAGAAATAAAAATATAATTAAATATCCTGATTTAGTAAATCGTAATTTTAATGATATTAAAGAAAGATTTTCAATTTTATTTACTGATGTAACTTATTTAATTTGAAATGGTAAAAAACATTATCAATCAACAATACTTGATGGATATACTAAAGAAATTATTGATGTAAAATGATCAAAATTTAATAATAACAAACTTGTAATTGATAATTTAAATGATGCAATTAATAAAATTAAAAAAATAAAAAAAGATTTAAATAAAATAATAATTCATTCAGATTACGGATATCAATATACATCTAAAGATTACAATAGTAAATGTTTAGATAACAAAATTATAATTTCAATGGGTAAAAATTATCATTGTGCAGACAACATTATTATTGAAAGTTTTCATTCATTACTTAAAAAAGGAACAATCCATAATAAAAATTATAAATCTCATAATGAATATATTAATGATGTTAAAAAATGAAATAAATGATATTCAAACCAAAAAGAAAAATATATAATAAATGAAAGTTTGTAA
- the rsmA gene encoding 16S rRNA (adenine(1518)-N(6)/adenine(1519)-N(6))-dimethyltransferase RsmA has protein sequence MKKNQEMEIEGIVAKKIKGQNFLTNPYFINLIVDSAFDLPKTNILEIGPGMGALTSYILAKGNKLVCVEIDSDLVKYLTVKFKDQNLKVIEADILNLDLETLFLTEFFDNNPISIISNIPYYITSPIIFKLLKIKNSKVTEIILMMQKEVGERIMAQPNFKAYNSFSVVCQFYSDIEKVSLVGRNNFMPVPKVDSIVLKFKLNKKYPSLKDEEEFINFVRMMFATKRKTILNNLSGIVNDKTLASDVLLKLHYSLNLRSENLSLNDFYILFVYCKTKSYRVDCTQKSK, from the coding sequence ATGAAAAAAAATCAAGAAATGGAAATAGAAGGTATTGTTGCCAAGAAAATTAAAGGGCAAAATTTTTTAACAAATCCTTATTTTATTAATTTAATTGTTGATAGTGCCTTTGATTTACCAAAAACAAATATTTTAGAAATTGGTCCCGGGATGGGAGCCTTGACAAGTTATATTTTGGCAAAAGGAAATAAACTTGTCTGTGTTGAAATTGATTCGGATTTAGTAAAATACTTAACAGTAAAATTTAAAGATCAAAACTTAAAAGTTATTGAGGCTGATATTTTGAATCTTGATTTAGAGACATTATTTTTAACAGAATTTTTCGATAATAATCCAATTAGTATTATTTCTAATATTCCTTATTATATTACTTCACCAATTATTTTTAAATTATTAAAAATAAAAAATTCAAAAGTAACAGAGATTATTTTAATGATGCAAAAAGAAGTTGGAGAACGAATTATGGCACAACCAAATTTCAAAGCTTATAATAGCTTTTCGGTTGTTTGTCAGTTCTATAGTGATATTGAAAAAGTTAGTTTAGTTGGACGAAATAATTTTATGCCCGTTCCAAAAGTTGATAGTATTGTTTTAAAATTTAAATTAAATAAAAAATATCCAAGCTTAAAGGATGAAGAAGAATTTATTAACTTTGTTCGGATGATGTTTGCAACAAAACGAAAAACAATTTTAAATAATTTATCAGGCATTGTTAATGATAAAACCTTAGCATCAGATGTTTTACTGAAATTACACTATTCTTTAAATTTACGTTCTGAAAATTTAAGTTTAAATGATTTTTATATTTTATTTGTATATTGTAAAACTAAATCATACAGAGTAGACTGCACCCAAAAGAGTAAGTAA
- a CDS encoding Cof-type HAD-IIB family hydrolase produces the protein MTKIKLIALDMDGTACSFYQEIHAINIEPIIKAQEMGVRVVFATGRPVLTSLSEALRVKMDYFQQYFIGFNGACIYDIKANKIAYQQILSVLQVNFLFQLAEKYYKKLWCYIDDLTKVIVNFDPVAEQNPELVFFNGEFIQYDSAVEIQNTSYKCIVMDVDENDQFIIAARAEKIEIAINVAKTAEINAPGISKLAGLKWISTQWKIALSEMMAIGDSMNDYWMIKSVGLGIAMGNGQEQIKAIAKEVTSSVETGGVAKIIEKYVLNDKK, from the coding sequence ATGACTAAGATTAAATTAATTGCATTGGATATGGATGGTACTGCTTGTTCTTTTTACCAAGAGATTCATGCAATAAATATTGAACCAATTATTAAAGCACAAGAAATGGGAGTACGAGTTGTTTTTGCAACAGGGCGGCCAGTATTGACTTCCTTATCTGAAGCATTACGAGTGAAAATGGATTATTTTCAGCAATACTTTATTGGTTTCAATGGGGCGTGTATTTATGATATTAAAGCCAATAAAATAGCTTATCAACAAATTTTATCAGTGTTGCAAGTTAATTTTTTATTTCAATTAGCAGAGAAATATTATAAGAAATTATGATGTTATATTGATGATTTAACAAAAGTTATTGTTAATTTTGATCCTGTTGCGGAACAAAATCCTGAATTAGTCTTTTTTAACGGGGAGTTTATTCAGTATGATTCGGCAGTTGAAATTCAGAACACAAGTTACAAATGTATTGTGATGGATGTTGATGAAAACGATCAATTTATTATTGCTGCTCGTGCCGAGAAAATTGAGATTGCAATTAATGTAGCAAAGACAGCAGAAATAAATGCTCCTGGAATTAGTAAATTAGCTGGACTAAAATGAATTTCAACCCAATGAAAGATTGCTTTATCGGAAATGATGGCAATTGGGGACAGTATGAATGACTATTGAATGATTAAAAGTGTTGGTTTAGGAATTGCAATGGGTAATGGACAAGAACAAATTAAAGCCATTGCCAAGGAAGTAACAAGTAGCGTTGAAACAGGTGGTGTGGCAAAAATAATTGAAAAATATGTTCTCAATGATAAAAAATAA
- the der gene encoding ribosome biogenesis GTPase Der, whose product MAQKGTVAIIGRPNVGKSTLFNRIIKNRLAIVEDTPGVTRDRIYAFSEWLTREFLIIDTGGITLNNIAMFAQKIKMQAEIAIEEADIIIFVLSYKEGITSDDEMIAKILYRAKKTVLLVINKYDKQEKESELYEYMTLGFGEPIAVSAVHGIGVGDLLDQVISHLDQIPVQPKTEGIHFSLIGKPNVGKSSLTNAILGEERVIVSPIAGTTTDSIDTSFKRNTQLYTVIDTAGIRRKGKVYEKLEKYSVLRAVSAIERSDLVLLIIDGTIPITDQDTNIAGIAFEQNKPIILVVNKWDAVAEKDDQSMQKIEKSIRGYFKYLNYAKMVFVSALEKKRLHLLFQTIDEVYAGLTQRVKTSVLNEILVKVQLLNPPPDFNGGRLKIYYATQPESMIPTFIMFCNNPKYIHFSYKRFFENQIREYFGFDGVPMKILFRERK is encoded by the coding sequence ATGGCACAAAAAGGAACTGTTGCAATTATAGGACGGCCAAATGTTGGGAAATCAACATTATTTAATCGTATCATTAAAAATCGGCTTGCCATTGTTGAAGATACTCCTGGTGTGACGCGTGACCGCATTTATGCTTTTTCAGAATGATTGACCCGTGAATTTTTAATTATTGATACTGGTGGAATTACGTTAAATAATATAGCAATGTTTGCCCAAAAAATTAAAATGCAAGCTGAAATTGCAATTGAAGAAGCAGATATTATTATTTTTGTTTTATCATACAAAGAAGGGATTACTTCCGATGATGAGATGATTGCTAAAATTTTATATCGAGCAAAAAAAACAGTTCTTTTAGTTATTAATAAATATGATAAACAAGAAAAAGAAAGTGAATTGTATGAATATATGACATTAGGATTTGGCGAGCCAATTGCGGTGTCAGCAGTCCATGGAATTGGGGTGGGAGATTTATTAGACCAAGTAATTTCGCATTTAGATCAAATTCCCGTTCAACCAAAAACAGAAGGGATTCATTTTTCATTAATTGGAAAACCAAATGTTGGGAAATCTTCCTTAACAAATGCCATTTTAGGTGAAGAACGTGTAATTGTTTCACCAATTGCGGGAACAACTACCGATTCAATTGATACCAGTTTTAAACGAAATACCCAACTTTATACTGTAATTGATACGGCTGGTATTCGCCGCAAGGGAAAGGTTTATGAAAAGCTCGAAAAATATAGTGTTCTACGGGCTGTTAGTGCTATTGAACGAAGTGATCTTGTTTTACTAATTATTGATGGTACAATTCCTATTACTGATCAAGATACTAATATTGCTGGAATTGCCTTTGAACAAAATAAACCAATTATTTTAGTTGTTAATAAATGAGATGCGGTAGCTGAAAAAGATGATCAGTCAATGCAAAAAATTGAAAAAAGTATCCGCGGTTATTTTAAATATTTAAATTATGCTAAAATGGTTTTTGTTTCGGCATTAGAAAAAAAACGTTTGCATCTTTTATTTCAAACAATTGATGAAGTTTATGCTGGGTTAACCCAGCGGGTTAAAACTAGTGTTTTAAATGAAATTTTAGTTAAAGTTCAATTATTAAATCCCCCGCCAGATTTTAATGGTGGTCGTTTAAAAATCTATTATGCAACACAACCCGAGAGTATGATTCCGACTTTTATTATGTTTTGTAATAATCCAAAATATATTCATTTTTCTTATAAAAGGTTTTTTGAAAATCAAATTCGTGAGTATTTTGGTTTTGATGGGGTCCCAATGAAAATATTATTTAGAGAGAGAAAGTAA
- a CDS encoding transposase family protein, translating to MARKGQKFNKYTAYFRKMIVHEVKNNSISFIAKKYQINKKTVASWYENFKKGILNTNKGPKESFEKKRFKPITKLGMNY from the coding sequence ATGGCAAGAAAAGGACAAAAATTTAATAAATATACAGCATATTTTCGAAAAATGATAGTACACGAGGTTAAAAATAATAGTATAAGTTTTATTGCAAAAAAATATCAAATTAATAAAAAAACTGTTGCTTCATGGTATGAAAATTTTAAGAAAGGAATTTTAAACACCAATAAAGGTCCAAAAGAATCATTTGAAAAAAAGAGATTTAAACCTATTACAAAGTTAGGTATGAATTACTAA